The following coding sequences lie in one Myxococcales bacterium genomic window:
- a CDS encoding acyl-CoA dehydrogenase family protein: MLDFALSADQVALVSTARRFTKDRIIPAAAECDRDAVFPMHIFREAWELGLVSPTVPQAYGGLGLGAIESALLQEELAYGCSGIQTSLAANGLAAVPVRLAGSETLKRKYLGMLSADPVLASYATTEPEAGSDVAGLRTRATQHGNEWVLQGQKCFITNASFASWFVIFATVDPQARHKGILAFIVDRDSPGLSVDKKEDKMGQRASDTATVNLQEVKVPHTNLLAAAGDGFKLAMRTFDSTRPDIAAAACGIMRRAIDESIDYAKDRVTFGKPIAEHQAIQFMLANMAIKYEATRLLVHKAAWAIESGDFKSQVSAYSKAFGADAAMEVTTDAVQVFGGNGYMRDYPVEKLMRDAKILQIYEGTSQIQRIVIARHLLAGN; the protein is encoded by the coding sequence ATGTTGGACTTTGCGCTCAGTGCGGACCAGGTGGCGTTGGTAAGTACGGCTCGCCGCTTTACCAAAGACCGCATCATTCCCGCCGCGGCCGAGTGCGATCGCGACGCCGTGTTTCCCATGCACATATTCCGCGAGGCGTGGGAGCTTGGTTTGGTGTCCCCGACCGTGCCTCAGGCATACGGGGGCCTGGGATTAGGCGCCATAGAAAGCGCCTTACTTCAAGAGGAACTTGCCTACGGTTGTTCGGGCATTCAAACCAGCCTCGCCGCAAATGGTTTGGCCGCCGTGCCAGTCAGATTAGCCGGCAGTGAAACACTAAAGCGTAAGTATCTGGGCATGCTATCGGCTGATCCGGTGCTCGCCAGTTATGCCACCACGGAGCCCGAGGCGGGCAGCGACGTAGCTGGGTTGCGCACGCGTGCGACACAACACGGCAATGAGTGGGTGCTACAGGGTCAGAAATGCTTTATTACCAATGCGTCTTTTGCCAGTTGGTTTGTAATATTTGCTACCGTCGACCCGCAAGCAAGGCATAAAGGAATTTTGGCGTTTATTGTCGACCGCGATTCGCCCGGATTGTCTGTAGACAAAAAGGAAGACAAAATGGGGCAACGTGCAAGCGACACAGCCACAGTAAACTTGCAAGAGGTCAAAGTTCCTCACACCAATCTTCTCGCCGCCGCAGGTGATGGTTTTAAACTAGCCATGCGCACATTCGACAGCACACGGCCAGACATAGCGGCCGCTGCCTGCGGCATTATGCGCAGAGCGATTGACGAAAGCATTGATTACGCAAAGGATCGTGTCACCTTTGGAAAGCCTATTGCCGAGCATCAAGCAATACAGTTCATGCTTGCCAATATGGCAATCAAGTATGAGGCCACCCGCTTGCTGGTTCATAAGGCAGCGTGGGCCATCGAATCTGGCGACTTCAAATCTCAGGTGTCCGCTTACAGCAAAGCGTTTGGCGCTGATGCTGCCATGGAAGTCACCACAGACGCCGTTCAGGTATTCGGGGGCAATGGCTATATGCGTGATTATCCTGTAGAAAAGCTCATGCGCGATGCTAAGATTTTACAAATTTATGAAGGGACGTCGCAGATTCAACGGATCGTTATTGCACGTCACTTATTGGCTGGAAACTAA
- the ccsA gene encoding cytochrome c biogenesis protein CcsA: MPRVCVRNSGYFWTLTIAACALIVLGDLYAIFVYAPVEAQMGIVQKIFYIHVPSAYAMYIGFITCGICSAMYLVRPRATWNALALAAGEVGLLFCVVVLITGPLWARKAWGVYWTWDPRLTTTLLAGMVFAAYWILRGLSGAGEVEHRFAAALAVLGVLDLPIIHYSVQKWRGTHPAVITGKGGGLHPEMRPALIISFLAFSLLVVLLIRARSRLEGLQNRLARLNEDMDDL; encoded by the coding sequence ATGCCACGCGTGTGTGTACGGAATTCGGGATATTTTTGGACGCTGACCATTGCGGCATGCGCATTAATTGTGCTGGGTGATTTGTATGCGATTTTTGTCTATGCGCCAGTAGAAGCCCAAATGGGCATCGTTCAAAAGATTTTTTATATTCACGTCCCGAGTGCCTATGCGATGTATATCGGCTTTATCACATGTGGAATATGTAGCGCGATGTATTTAGTCAGACCACGCGCCACATGGAATGCCTTAGCGCTTGCTGCCGGTGAGGTCGGCCTCCTGTTCTGCGTGGTGGTCCTCATCACCGGTCCTCTTTGGGCAAGGAAGGCATGGGGGGTCTACTGGACGTGGGATCCTCGATTGACGACCACCCTCTTAGCTGGAATGGTCTTCGCCGCCTATTGGATATTGCGTGGGCTATCGGGAGCGGGAGAGGTAGAACATCGCTTTGCAGCCGCATTGGCTGTTTTGGGAGTGCTCGACCTCCCTATCATTCATTACAGCGTTCAGAAATGGCGTGGCACTCACCCCGCCGTGATTACCGGAAAAGGTGGCGGACTTCACCCAGAGATGCGTCCGGCGCTTATAATAAGCTTTCTTGCCTTTTCGTTGCTGGTCGTCTTGCTGATCCGGGCACGCAGTCGGCTCGAGGGTCTACAGAACCGACTCGCACGTCTGAACGAAGACATGGACGACTTGTAG